TAAAATTAACTGCAAATTCCTTCTGGCATTGGCCGCATTTAAGTTTTGCCTTGTTGCTTCCCTGCATGATTATCTTCAGCTTAAATCCGCAGACACATACGAAGCCTGCCCGCACGGAAGGATTGCCCACCATCAAAGAGTGCGGCAGGGTGTCACGGATCACCACGGACCCGACACCGATCATTGAATATTCCCCTATAGTGACACCGCACAATATGGTTGCATTCGCGCCGATAGATGCCCCTTTTTTGATGAGCGTATTTGTTATCTGCCAGTCTTTGTTAAAGGCACGGGGATGCAGGTCGTTGGTAAAGGTGCAGTTGGGGCCGAGCAGTACGTCGTCTTCTATGGTCACTCCCTTATACACGGATACGTGGTTGGAAATTTTTACCCCATTGCCGATAACCACACCCTCATCTATATAAACGCCTTTGCCGATGATGCAGCTTTCTCCGATGATCGATCTTTCCCGGATTTGCGATCCGTGCCAGATTAGAGTCCCTTTCCCTATCTTCGCTTTTTCAGACACTTCTGCAGTCGGATGGATGCAAATATTCATTTATATCTCCGGGTCCAGTATACGCATTTGGCGGCGTCCCCTGCGCACCTGCTGATAAGCCTTGGCCCATTTGAGCAGTTTCTGATCTTCCTTTCCGATCACCTTCGCCCCGACCGGCCTGGCCAGCACC
The window above is part of the Thermodesulfobacteriota bacterium genome. Proteins encoded here:
- a CDS encoding acyltransferase; amino-acid sequence: MNICIHPTAEVSEKAKIGKGTLIWHGSQIRERSIIGESCIIGKGVYIDEGVVIGNGVKISNHVSVYKGVTIEDDVLLGPNCTFTNDLHPRAFNKDWQITNTLIKKGASIGANATILCGVTIGEYSMIGVGSVVIRDTLPHSLMVGNPSVRAGFVCVCGFKLKIIMQGSNKAKLKCGQCQKEFAVNFKKEIRCLNI